The following are encoded in a window of Staphylospora marina genomic DNA:
- the ligD gene encoding non-homologous end-joining DNA ligase yields the protein MSKDKWAGVSDLREEARYLRVDDKEIKISNPDKPLYPEAGITKWDYVLACGRLAPFLLKGTRFRPLTVIRYPHGIHGESFYQKNAPDHTPEWIATAREGDIEHILLNDVATLIWLANLACLEFHVAFHRTDGPNTPPEIVFDLDPSVDDFSKVAETALLTREVLRRMDLDGFIKTSGASGLQIHVPLEGKYTYEQTRKVGKFIAHYLAEQHPLLVTVTRQVKRRGDKVYFDYLQHWRGKTLIAPYSPRANPAAAVATPLLWEEVTPDLVPADWNLRTIFPRLEQKGDLFDPLYNGPGYRLDRILAFIEKRRL from the coding sequence TTGTCCAAAGACAAATGGGCGGGGGTGTCCGATTTGAGGGAAGAAGCCCGCTATCTTCGGGTTGATGACAAGGAAATCAAGATCTCCAATCCCGACAAACCGCTTTATCCCGAAGCGGGGATCACCAAGTGGGATTATGTGCTCGCCTGCGGGAGACTCGCGCCGTTTCTGCTCAAAGGGACCCGCTTTCGTCCCCTGACGGTCATCCGATACCCCCACGGCATTCATGGAGAGTCTTTCTACCAGAAGAATGCTCCGGATCACACCCCGGAGTGGATTGCCACCGCTCGGGAAGGAGACATTGAGCACATCCTGCTCAATGACGTGGCGACATTGATCTGGCTGGCCAATCTGGCCTGCCTGGAGTTTCACGTCGCGTTTCATCGGACGGATGGGCCGAACACGCCTCCGGAGATCGTGTTTGATCTCGATCCCAGCGTGGATGATTTTTCAAAAGTGGCGGAAACTGCACTGCTCACCCGTGAAGTGCTCCGGCGGATGGATCTGGACGGCTTCATCAAGACATCCGGAGCCAGCGGGCTGCAGATTCACGTCCCGCTGGAGGGAAAGTATACGTATGAACAAACCCGAAAGGTGGGGAAATTCATCGCCCATTATCTGGCGGAGCAACACCCCCTGCTGGTCACGGTGACCCGGCAGGTCAAACGACGGGGAGACAAGGTTTACTTTGATTACTTGCAACATTGGCGGGGGAAAACTCTGATCGCTCCATATTCGCCGCGGGCCAATCCCGCCGCGGCGGTGGCCACCCCTTTGCTTTGGGAGGAAGTGACGCCGGATCTCGTTCCCGCCGACTGGAACCTGCGCACGATTTTTCCGAGGCTGGAGCAAAAGGGGGATTTGTTCGACCCGCTTTACAACGGTCCCGGATACCGATTGGATCGGATTCTTGCGTTCATTGAGAAACGGCGCCTTTGA